A window of Fusarium falciforme chromosome 1, complete sequence genomic DNA:
GTGTGGTATCTCGTGTTTGACGCCTAGTTTCAGCATCATCTACTACAGATTGATGGAGTACATTAGTTGACACAAGGAGGTAGCCAAAGCAACCTTGCACTGATCAGCTATACCTTGAGAATTAAATACTACTTCAATCAAGGTTATTTGCCCCATGACAGTAGAAGGATTCATCTGCAGCAAGGCTGAGAGGTTTTGGCAGATCAGTGACGCTATCCCGAATTCAAACGTTAATTGTTAGTGAAGATCGTTTCGTCAGCCCGCATGCCCTTCATCGGATCGACGGGGGTCGATGCCAAGCTCCTGGGCGGGGACCATGGCTGCATGATTGTGGCCAAGCCCAGACATTTTGACATCCATGATGGGAACTGGCCGAACTGCTAGTCTATGCTTCTAGAAGGTGGTCTTTCAGCACAGCCTCCAGATGCTCTGCTACCATCTCCTCGGAATTGGCGAGATGCCTATTAAGGAGTTAGATTGTGGCTATGGGAGGTCTTTTTGCCCGACAAGAGGGGCAAGGCAGTCACTTGACCATCTCGCTTCTGCAAGACGGGCATTCTTTTTGACAGCAGTAGAGGCAGCCCACGCAGGAAGCCAGAACCTTGAGGGAGGTCATCCATTGGAGTAAACCTGCTACACTGGCTTGCATCCTGCAAGGCGACCGACCTTACACGTGTTGGTTGTTATGCGGAACAGACACTGCAGTGCAGagtaagaacttagtctttgcTGTGCTTCCTCTTGCTGCGGCCAACTCTATTGCAATTGTCATCATGTCCATCTCCAAATGCCAAGATGAGGCAGCCAGTCAGCCAGCCCTACGATCACAAGGCAATCAGATCCGGGGCAACAAACACCTTTCCCAATCCCAAAAAGATCAACTCTTCAGCCACCAAACCCAAACATGGCGGTGTTTGGCGTCTGTGACCACAGGGATTTGCAAGTCAGCCTAGAAAAAGCCTTGTCGCACGAGCCATAGCAACAGCCAATCACAAGCCCGGGATGATGCACTCACGCTGCATTTTCCCTGCAAGCTTAACACCAACAAGCTTGTGCCACAAAAACGGAACCCATGCAACTTCATCACAAGGCAACCGGGGTTCTTTTTGAAAGGCAGCCAGGGCCTGGAAGAAATCGAAAGCACAGAAACAAACTGGGCCAATGGCATGTTTGTTATGACAGCCAACAGAAGCCAGGTCCATTTCCACGGAACAAGACGCCGAATGCGAGCGACATGTCCTGCAAGAAATGAGCGTCTCTACGCCACAGGCGGCCGCTTCGTTAGTgtgcttttttttctcactGTTGCACTGCCAGAAACGACCCGACGCCATCACTTTAGCTCGCTCCCTGTGGTCCAAGAGTGTAAAAAAAGAGGTCATTTGGAGATTAGCTTTGTTTTTGTGAGAAATTGGATTCTTTTCAGCTCATTCAGCCACCAGATGCCTAGACCTCTCTCCCTTTTaaaaagaagccatcgtgCACATTTTCTTGAAACAAAGAACTTGACCCTGCTCTTCCCATCATTACACGAGCACTCAACAGCGATCAATTCCTGTTCCATCAGAGCATCAAAACGCACTGCTCTGTGATCTCATAGCCACAGCTCGTCCCTGCTGCTAGTTGTCGATCACAACCCTTACCGGCTCCACGACATCATCACTGTTTTATCGCCTCTCGCTCTGAGATCATCCATCTCACGGTCCGATCATCCAAAGGCACACACACCCACACCGTCCAGGGCACCCCGGCACTTTGTTTTGTGCCTTAGTGGAACAAAGGATCCCGGCCCGTCAGCAAAGCACCTAGCGTCACATCAAACGACCCTTCCCATATTAAAAGGGCCTGCAACCTCCCCCGAAACTCCAGAACCTGCTATCGGCAAATCTAGAATCAACATCAGCTACTGTTTCGCGTTTCTTTGTTACACGCGCTTCTTGCATTGATTCTTGCGACACAACGCGCACCTTTTACCGACCTACCCATCCTTCGTCCTACAAAGACCTATTCGCAATGAGATTCGACTTGGCTTTCTTGTACCTCACCCTGGTCACATCGGCGGCCGCATCCGTCATTGACCCGCCCCGTCGCATCAAGCGCATCGAGTCCGAACCCAGCGCCAACGAGCACGAGCTGTTCAAGCGTCGTggcggtggcggcggcggaggacgcggcggtggcggtggtggtggtagcaGCAGCTCTGGTGGAAGCCGAGGTGGAAGCAGCAGCTCCGGCGGAAGCTCAAGCTCCGGCGGCAGTCGATCCGGATCAAGCTCAGGAGGTAGTAGCAGCAGTCGCTCTGGAGGTTCAAGCTCTGGAAGCGGAAGCAGCCGTTCAGGAAGTTCTAGAAGCTCATATCGTTCAGGTTCAAGCAGCAGCTTTAAGAACAACGGCGGATCGTGAGTACCCCCAAACATCCTTTGTCCAATCCTCACTAACCCTTCACCTGCAGCTCCCGAACTTCGAATGTAGGCGGTGGCTCCCGAAGTGGCTCCGGCCCCCAGCCCAACTTCGCCGGCGGTCGATACTACCCTGGTGGTGCCGTCGCTCCCTACCGATCCGGAAACCGAAGCCCCGGCGCCGGTATCCTCCCCTTCGTCCTGGTAGGCAGCGCCCTCGCCTTCTGGCCCGGCGTTTGGCTGTACGGTGCCTATATGTACCCCTACACCCACCAGTACCACTTTCACAACGACACgagcgacgaggatgaagtcCGCGACGTTATTTGCGGATGCGGCCGATACGAGGTTTGCGGATGCGACGACAACAACGATACCGCCTACTACGACCAGCTCATCGGCAACGGCAGCTGGGAGGCTCTCAACAAGTCCATCGTCACCGTCGCCGAGTACAAGGGaaacatcaccatcctcatcaatggAACCCTCCCCAACGGCACCACTGTCCCCGAGCAGGACAGTCCCGCAGGCCTTGGCATGAGGGGCATGATCGAGGCCCTCGGCTACTGGCCCGCTGTGGCCGCAGTCGCCGCGACCGTCTTTCTCGTCTAGTGTTTCCATCTACTCCTTCTTTCTACGTACATATTCTGTCTTTTCCTGATTTAATGACCTGTTCACGACTTCTTGGAATGGCTGGTAGCAAAGCCAGCCAGGACTGATGGATTGTTATGCTCTACGGCGTTGGGATTatggcgttgatgatgatgggtttAGAGGCTATCCTCACATCTTCTGCTGGCGTTTTTACCTAGAACGGCGGCTCAGTGCTACAAAATTACCAAGGCCTTATCGAATTTGCATTGAATACAACTACCTATTTCTGATGACAAGTGTGGTTCCAAACCCAAGTGTGACATttccaacatcatcaacataCAGACTCATGCACAATCGCAGGCTGTGTATCACAACACCGCGCAGACACAATGGCTGTCATTTACATCAGCTCGGCCAATTCCCGACTCATTTACGCCTTAGCCGACTTCAATTTCCTCGCGGCGTATTCCTCTTCGGGCGCAAGGTTGTGAATCCCccaaggcataatactaatcgcccaccatcaccaagttACAACTTAATCAATGCAAATCACCGGTCTAGAACCAAGGCACACTGGCGTTAGCACTCGTATGGTGCCACGGACTCCCCAACCGGGATACGCAACGGGGCAGACAGCAATACGCCAGGGATCAACAGATGCTGAGGTCACATTTTCCGATACGCTCTCTTGCATTGTTTGAGACCCAAACAGGAACTGGCCGAAGGACTGCGCCCACTGCGTCATATGAGGTCTTGCTCGGTTACAGACGCCCAAACTATTGACGAAATGGATGTACGGGCCGCTTCAAGATGAGAATTGACAATATTGATTGCATCTCCGTAAGTTGGCGGTGAGGCCTCATGCTCTGAGGGAGAGGCTTTGGTCGGTGGAGGATTCGTCCGCTTACAACGGAGCTAAGCCATGTCAGCGCGGGAGACAGCACATACTGGTGTCTAATCCAGATCTGACTTCATTATGCGATCTACCTGGCGGGCGGACCATGGAACCATTAACGGTTGTCCAAGTGTAAGTCGTTTGGTTGAACAATCTCCAGCATGCCTCATGCCTCGACCCTGGAACATTTGTATAGATAAGGATGAAAAGAACCCAGTGCATTATCTAGGATAACTAGGTATCTTGTTTGGTCCGAAGTCCAGGCGTTTGTGCTTCCAACTGCCGTTTTAAGGATGAATGCCAGGTGAGACCATCGTGTAGACGAAAGCTTTCATGCATCGAAGCTATCCCGAAGTGTGATGAAGCTTGACACTGTCTCAATATGAGAATTGACCTTACCGGTCAATAGAAAAGTAGTGATTTCCAATACTCCCTTACTGTTGGCATGGCCACTACCCGGTACCCAGCATGAGAGTGCTGAGGTCTTCAAATGATGGGAGCGGAGATAGTCTGTAAGCACGTATTGGAATCGGATAAAATATCAACATTGGGAGAATACAAAAGTGCGATTGATTGCCTAGGAGAATCGCTATTGTGAGGCGCGATTGTTTAACTCATTGCAACGAGGAATTAGACTTGGGGATGGGGCGATTGGAACTTCAGCCGGAGGGCAATTGAAGGATCAAGGCAATGAGGGAGTCCATCCAAGAATGGTCTAATGGTTCAAGAGCACAGAAATTACCTTCTATGATTTCATCCTTGACCCTACTAGGTGTTGAATGTTAACCTAGGTAAGGTAGCCTAACCCTAGCCAGCATTGCTCAGAGTCATGAGCACGACCGTGAATCATGCCCCTCTGCGTATATAACAACCCTCATCTTCCCTTTCAAAAACCAACAAACAACTTGTATCATTGTGTGAATGCGTCCTTGAACCAGCCCACAAACCTGGATCGGGTTgataccatcatcatctgggtTCTCTAATGGCATCACAGGCCCTTTCAACAACTATCTGCGTGTCGCGTCAATCGTCAGCGGCCTAGAAAGGGAAATTTTCACCAAGAGCACCAATAGCGTGCAGTCAAAAACAACCCTTTTAGTACCGAGCTTTGCAGAGAACAATACCGAGGTGGGTTGATTGATGCTCCTAATGTCCctgttttggtgttgaagacgaGAAACGCCACTTCTAATTGCCGCCCCGCCGTGCACGGACCATTCTCCCCCCTTCCATCCTGTCGCGAATTCTATTGGCTGACTCAGCATTCAGGCCCTCGTTCATCTCGCCCCAGCTCCAACCGTGATCGTGAACAACGTGAACCACCGAACTCAAATCAACGACTTTTCGCCCGAAAACGACATTCCTACGCGCCGCCCACCGTCGATCGATCAGCGCGCAAACATCTATTTCGCGCGAGAAGCATGGTATAAGCGCCGCCAACTTGCTGCGGCTTCCAAGCTGTCGAGAGGGGAGATTGCGACGCCGCAACCATGACTACCAATACCGAGTTCTCGTCATTTGACGAGAGTGCCTGGAAGGCCCAGAATGCTGCCGACGACCGAGAGATTGCGAAGCTGCTCGAGCAGAGCCAGGAGGGCGGTAATGGCGGCCTCAAGCTCGACGATACACCCTTCGATCAAACCGGCAAGGCCGACGACGCCGAGGACTTTGAGGACATCAGCGACGATGATCtaccagaggaggaggagccaaGCGCTGGCGTTTCCATGGAAATGCCCGGCCTAACAGATGATGGCGGAACTAGCAATGATGCCGACGACCTGTTTGGCGAAGGACCATCCTCACCCGATCCGATTCTCGGTCCTTCCTCCCCCGCGCCTCACGTTCGCGATGCCGACACTGGTGACGATACTCAGCCTATGGATGCTGGTCTCAGCTTCCCAGGCATCAACTTCGACCCCGAACCCCATCTCAACGGCGCGAACCAAGACCCCGACATCCCTGCCCCGGCCGAAACCGTCGAAGATCTCCTCAAGGCTACCTGGCCTGCGTTTAAGAAGGGACATATTCTGACATGGAGTGAACTCCTTCCAGCCAAGAAGGCTACatggaaggagaagaagcctgtcaagaagcccaagcctcTTGTCACTAGCAAGCTCACATTGGATCTCGCCCCCGACCAGGAAAAGCTCTTCCGCATCCCCGGCACTGCAACCATTACTCGTAAGGCAAAGCAGAATGAAGAAAGGGGCCTCGTGTTGTGTGGTCAAGACGATGGGAATCAAGCCGACGATGTTGTACAATTCGACCTCGACCAAGAATCCGACTCAGAAACCGTTGCCGGCTTTACCCTCCGCGACATCGAACTCGCCTGCGAGGACTGGAGTGTCCACATTAACACTGTGGAGGCGAATTTCAAGGCGAAGCAAGTCGCCGAGCAGGAACAGCAGCAAGCACGGAAACGTGCATTTGAGGAGCAGGATGACGAGTGGGATGCCGAATTTTTGATGgaccttggagatgatgcgCCACAACGCCCAAAGAAGCGCAAGACCGTCCAGCTTGGCCTGCCTGAGATTCCCCGATACTCGGCTCCATCGTTTGACAACTTTGAAGACACGACGCGCCGAGGCGCTAAGCGTGTTCATCTCGACATGGGTGACCCTTATCTCCTTCTCGACACCCAAGACATCCAGAGAAGCGCAAAGCGACCACGCCAAGACAACAAACTCAAGCGCATGGCCAATGGCAATCTCGGCCGCGATGTCTCCCAGCGATTCAACATTTCCAACGACGAGGCATATGAGGCGCTCAAGGAGAACCACCAAAGCAAGGTCCGCGCCACTCTCGGCAACATTTCTGTCGAACACAGTATGCCAGCCATCAAGCTGTCATGGCCGTACTACAAGGTCAAGCTCAGTGGTACGACTGATGAGTATCATCGCCCTCGTTTCAGGTACAAGAAGTTTGCTGGTCACACTATCAAGTTTGACAAGCCCAACCACCACAAGCGAAAGCAGATGAAGGGCAAGGCACACGAAGTCTTTTTGAAGTCCAAGGACCTGAGCATCAACGACAACTCCGTCGCCGTTCTTTACGAATACTGCGAACAACGCCCCCGAGTTCTGAGCAACTTTGGCATGGGCAATCGTCTCATCAATTATTATCGACGAAAGGAtaacaacgacgacgagcagCTACCTAAGCAAGAACTCGGCGAGTATCGCATGCTTCTTCCTGAAGATCGATCGCCATTCTCCCTCTTCGGCACTGTCGACGCTGGTGAAACAGTTCCCACCTTGCACAACGAAATGTACCGTGCTCCCGTTTTCAAGCACAACCCTCGAAGCAGCGATTTTCTTGTTGTTCGCAGCACCACTGGAGAGCACGGGTCCAAATGGTTCCTGCACAAGATTGACCATCTTTATGTCGTTGGCCAACAATTCCCTTCGGTGGAGGTTCCGGGACCTCACAGTCGCAAGGTTACGAATGCTTCCAAGAACCGGATGAAGATGCTGGCTTTCCGTATGATTAGGCATAGCGATACGGACAATTGCCAGCTGTCTGACATCACCAAACACATCGCCGAGTCGACCGATACTCAGAATCGTCAAAAGCTCAAGGAATTCCTTCAGTATGACCGAGAGAGTGGTGAAAAGGGCATGTGGCGTCTAAAGCCTGGAGAGATTCTACCAGATGAGAGCGCGATCCGGTCTATGATCAAGCCTGAGGAGGTTTGTTTGCTTGATGCAATGCAACTCGGCATCAAGGAGCTGGAAGATGCCGGATACGACCCTCGAAACGCTACTATCGAGGACGACGTTCAAATGCAGGACGCCGAcggagacgatgatgatgctgatgaagatggtAGCAGAGTGGCCAAGGGCACGAAGAAACAGCCAGAGAAGCAAGAAGAGACACTCGCCGACAAGATGGCGCCTTGGAAGACGACAAAAGCCTTCATCGATGCATGTGCTCAAAAGGCTATGCTGCAACTCCACGGTGAAGGCGACCCGACAGGCCATGGTCTCGGCTTCAGTTTCATTCGTACGTCTATGAAGGGTGGTTATATCGAAGCCGTCCAAGGACCCCTTGCCACGTCGGCTGATGCCATGGAACGGGAAAAGCGAGCAAACGGTGGGCACGCTTACAACgtcaagaagcagcaggCCATGTATGAGGAGGGCATCCGTGAGATCTGGGAGAAGCAGAAGGCGACACTCTCAGATGCTCAGGAACATGACGACAAAGATGTTGCAGTgacagaagatgaggatgacagATTTAACGTGCAGTCTGCGATGACCCCAGCGCAGTTCGACGACGGTACTAGCCAAATTAGTGGTTTGACTTCATCCAGCCGACACCCACGACGCGCGATCCGCATCACACGAGACGTCCGGATGCCCGACGGCACCATCCAACAGCGAACCGAAGTTGTTCACGATCCGGTTGTGATTTCGCAATATATGAAGCGACGAACTGAGGCGGACCTTGAAATGAGAGAGTACGTGCCCACACCCATTTTCAACAACGCAATCCAGAGAAGGCCATGCAGGGGACACTTGTCGACCAAGCCAAAACGATCATACGGAGTCGGCATCCCTGGCTCGCAGAGGGATATTGTTGGACTTTCGTTTCGTGCAGCGGCTTACGTATATCTTTCAACAGCATCTACAGTTCAAGGCCTACGGGCAATGCCGACCATGACCGTCTTGCAGGCATTAGGTATGTTGTTCTGAGAGTGACGAACGAGCGGTTTCACTGACTATGAACAGAATCAAGAAGGAACTCGAGCGActcgagaagaacaaggcccGACGACAAGCTCGAGAGCAGCAGAAGGAGCTACACCAGAAAGCCAGCGCTGGGGATGCCGCATCACCGAGCGTTAATGGGGATAAGATCCCCACTGGAACAACTCGCAAGTGTGCCAATTGTGGCCAGGTCGGTCACATCAAGACCAATAAGAAGTATGACTCCCCCAATTACACCCCCAGTTTCATCCCCTTCCCCATCGCCGTTTGATGGGTGGGGATCTTACCACCGAGCCAAGTCCAAGCGAGCAAAAGTTAGCAAGCCTCGCCTGCAAATCCTGATGGAAAAGTGCGATCGGGAGGCAAGCCGAAACGCCGAGTTGAAGGCCCGGCGAGACAGGATTGCGGCACTTCAGCAAGAGAAGGTCGACAAAGCCGCGAAGAAGCAGGAAGAGCTGGAACGCCGCCAAGCCGAAGCTAAACGGCTACAAGAGGAGAGAGCGGCACAAAAAAAGCTCAAAGAAGAGCTTCAACAACAGGCCCGAGAGCAGAAGGCCAGGGCACAACAACTGGAACGCGACCGACGGGAGCTAAAACGCATCCGACGGGAACGGGCGATGCCCAGATGGCGATCTGGGACTGGCTGGCGCTGACTCGGCTCGACTCTGGCGACAACCCGCAACATCTTGACTGCATTTCTCATTTCTTTTGTACTTGAGACGTCCCTGCAAAACCTCTTACTAACTTGTGGTTCAAGGTTATGTCCTCTGCTCAACGGTACGATGAAGGCGGACAACGGTGCTGCCGAGCATGGAGGCTTTGGTAACTACAACGCCCCAACGGGTACTGCTGGGTCACCAAGTTAGCACCGCTTTGCTTTGCCGGCCACAATTGGCCCAATTCTCGAGCGAACAGAGATAAAGATGACGCACGAACGTCCTGGTTGGTCTTTGTAGGCAACGCGACTGCGACAACGAGCGAAATGACTGGACCGACAAGAGTCAGATGTTGAGAGTGAGAAACGAGTCACTCGGTGGAGGTGCTCAGGGAGAGACATGCAGCCCTCAAAACTTTTGGGTTACTCGGACGGAGGGTATGGAAGGGTACGGATTTTTCATTTCTTTTTGCGAAAAGCACATCAAGGCATCGAGATTGCCGACTGCAATGGTTTACTGCATTTACTGGAGTTGGGGATACGATACTTGCTGCTCGAGAGGAAAAGGGCGATGAGGGAAGGCCAGGCAGGACAGGCCTTACAAGCGGACTATGAGACTGTGATTGCGGTCGTCaattaaaacttttaatatcttGCAATGCTGTTCTCTGGGGCTTAAACCTGTGTGTCCGAGTTGAGCCGGAAGCTGATCATGGACTGGGGGAGGGGACTGACAGCACCTCGGAGCGTTGATAGCACTGTCTACAAGCCCTTCAGTTGAGgggttggagaaggaggctgtgCCCTCAAAGTGAagtgatgtgatgtgagAATCTCGATGCGGTGAAGACACAAACAGCCAACAAGTTGGTGGTGTAAAGGCATCTGCATCGATCCTCGGACCTCTCAGCATCGAGAAGTCTCTCCCGTCAAGCGTAGCCCACCAAATTAGCCCCGTTGCGTCTCCACAGGAAAGCCGGTGAAAACGGGCTAATTGGTCTGGAAAGTTGGTCGGGTCTTGCATGACCTGGAACCCGCGTGAGGCTGCCATGCATAATTGTATTTTTAGAAGCGCACTGGACCCGGTTTGGATGGGACATGAGATCCCATTGTGTGCGGCACTGCACTCACTCGGCCGGGGAGGCGGGAGTTGAATGAGAGAACGTGGACGTGAGAGGTTGGGATTGGGCTTGGGGGGCTTTGgaaggaggctgagcagCTTCTGTGGCGGGGTGTCTATCTGATAGCTGATGATCATGAAGTAGCAAGTCATTGACTTTTTTACTCTCTAGGATCATGTGTTCCAGGGAGAGGATTAAGTGATGGAGTCAGAAACGCAGGAACACAACAAAGCCGCGAACCTTGAGAGAGAGTGCGTGCATCAGAAACCAAAACGAGCAAAACACACGGCACGGCACGGGAACGGCATCCCCGGATAAACAGGAAGGAAGCTAAGCTACAGAAGAACGCGCATGGTGAATACGAAAGTCGATGCAGCAGAGAAGGGTGGGAGGGGAGGCTCAGCTGTCGTGGGGCAGTTTAGTTGTCCGTTTTGAAACATAGACAGCAAAGTGATCAGCAGGAACGGACAGGTTTTAAGGTATGCAGGGTGAATCGTCACGGGGCGCGCCGTCAAAGTTGTGTGTGCTGCGCTGTCAATCccgttgttggtgatgatgggatgGACGACGCCCTAGCTCGGAGAGGTGATAGCGTCGGTTAGAGGGGAAGTGCCAGGAATTGGCCCTCGCTCTCGGAACGTTTTTTGCGCTTGGAAGCTTGAATTTCCCCCAAGTGCGTTTCAGATTTTGAACCCAGTTGCAATGCCCATATCAGATGCATGACAAGAGGTTCACGCATCATGTTGTCGACGGAATACGAGCATACAAAGATGCATGCTCTGCTGAAACCCCATCTATCCCCCCAACTCTCCTGCAGAAAGACAGCACCAGCGTGACGCAACCAGGCACCAAGAACCGTCGGTTCCAGGGACGCTCCCTGTCACGGTTTGCGTTGTCACAGCGCGCGCCAAGAGAAACATCCCGGGTGGCTAGGCGGAGCAAGCTCGATTCTGCACAGAATGAAACGTGGTACGGctcatcaagatgaagagacGAGGTCCAAGATGTGTGATGAGGTTGGTGGCTGGGACAGCCGACGGCCCTGAAGGTTGACGCCCGTTTCTAGGGGATCACATCACCCCTGCCGGACAAGAAGAGTCCTACCTACCTCTAGGGCACACCCGGACCCCTTCTACAGTGCCGTGAAATCTCCACCCGGATCCCAAACCGCGTCCATATCCACCCCGTCGGTGAGGTCCGTCCACTCACGTCCGCCTTAGCTAAGCAGGCATCATTTTTTTTCCCGCCTTCCATGCTGCCTTCTTTTTTCTCCCATCATCCCGCGGTCCCCCGAGTGAACACGATCCGTCTATTATTAGAAGCCATCCCAACCACATCCACAAACGCCAGATTCAGCCCCATCGAAACGTCTATCGATCCTCGACCGCTGTCGACAAGGCCTTTACCGCAGCGGGTGCATCGCTTGTCTGTCGCATTGTCCCTGGCCGAATCGTCGCATTCTggcgcatcgcatcgcctcCAAGGGAAGCGAAAGCGCACTCTGTTCACTTCTGAAGCTGTCCTgtcccctctctctctctctgacTCTCTTCGCGTCACGCTGCGCACTTGCGACAACCATCCTCTGTCGCCCTCCATCGCACATATTGTCCCTGTGAACTTGCTCCCACATACAAAGAGATTATCGCGAATCGCATGCCGTCGTCATCAATCAACGCTCTCCCACGGACCCTTCTCCATCCCCTCAGAGCTAAAAAAGGTACCCAGCCGAGCTTGGCTCTGTCGACACAGATACCGCCCACGCGCTACTGCACAGGTACCCCATCACCAGTTCGCGCCCACTAAGCTACAAAGGTCGCAACGACCTCGGGGTCCTCATTTATCGGCTATTCCCATCCCCTTCGTTCACATTTCCCTTCCCAAATCCTCCCGCTCCACACTTTCTTCTCTTATCCGTCCTTCAACTCTCGACGGCCATTTCACAGCCGCCTCCGTCATCTCACCagcttcttttctctctctacaTCTCTCTTCGGTCCACTTTCTGTCACCTtttctctccatcttcttcgtGGTATTTCGTTCGTTCCGAAGCATTCCTCGATACCCTTCCTGCTCGACGCCATAACGACCCTTTGTTCTCGCTTACCACCACccacttgaccttggcctgACTTGATTCGACTCTGGTGGCACGACTTTGAGCTTCAACTCCCCGACTTTTCTTGTTCACGACCATCGACGCGCCGACGTCACGTATTGCGATCGACTCGACGGCTCTGGCGCTACTGACGACCATCACGCCGCGTCCCTCCGCCACCAACATTCGATCGCCCCG
This region includes:
- a CDS encoding Transcription initiation factor TFIID, subunit TAF1; this encodes MTTNTEFSSFDESAWKAQNAADDREIAKLLEQSQEGGNGGLKLDDTPFDQTGKADDAEDFEDISDDDLPEEEEPSAGVSMEMPGLTDDGGTSNDADDLFGEGPSSPDPILGPSSPAPHVRDADTGDDTQPMDAGLSFPGINFDPEPHLNGANQDPDIPAPAETVEDLLKATWPAFKKGHILTWSELLPAKKATWKEKKPVKKPKPLVTSKLTLDLAPDQEKLFRIPGTATITRKAKQNEERGLVLCGQDDGNQADDVVQFDLDQESDSETVAGFTLRDIELACEDWSVHINTVEANFKAKQVAEQEQQQARKRAFEEQDDEWDAEFLMDLGDDAPQRPKKRKTVQLGLPEIPRYSAPSFDNFEDTTRRGAKRVHLDMGDPYLLLDTQDIQRSAKRPRQDNKLKRMANGNLGRDVSQRFNISNDEAYEALKENHQSKVRATLGNISVEHSMPAIKLSWPYYKVKLSGTTDEYHRPRFRYKKFAGHTIKFDKPNHHKRKQMKGKAHEVFLKSKDLSINDNSVAVLYEYCEQRPRVLSNFGMGNRLINYYRRKDNNDDEQLPKQELGEYRMLLPEDRSPFSLFGTVDAGETVPTLHNEMYRAPVFKHNPRSSDFLVVRSTTGEHGSKWFLHKIDHLYVVGQQFPSVEVPGPHSRKVTNASKNRMKMLAFRMIRHSDTDNCQLSDITKHIAESTDTQNRQKLKEFLQYDRESGEKGMWRLKPGEILPDESAIRSMIKPEEVCLLDAMQLGIKELEDAGYDPRNATIEDDVQMQDADGDDDDADEDGSRVAKGTKKQPEKQEETLADKMAPWKTTKAFIDACAQKAMLQLHGEGDPTGHGLGFSFIRTSMKGGYIEAVQGPLATSADAMEREKRANGGHAYNVKKQQAMYEEGIREIWEKQKATLSDAQEHDDKDVAVTEDEDDRFNVQSAMTPAQFDDGTSQISGLTSSSRHPRRAIRITRDVRMPDGTIQQRTEVVHDPVVISQYMKRRTEADLEMRDIYSSRPTGNADHDRLAGIRIKKELERLEKNKARRQAREQQKELHQKASAGDAASPSVNGDKIPTGTTRKCANCGQVGHIKTNKKLCPLLNGTMKADNGAAEHGGFGNYNAPTGTAGSPS